CCGCCACCGGTAATTCAACCCGAAAGGCGTTTTTCAGGTTGCTGCGCCGCTGCCTGGCGTTAAGCTGCCGTTGGGGTGGGGCGGCTTTAATGCGCACCACCGCATCCGGCGCGTAGCGTATCCCGAGCCAGCGTGACAGCGCCTTAGCGATAAGTGCGCTTTGGTTAAAACCTCGTCGCCAGGCGCGTGAGCGGTGCAGCGGCACGCTAATGATAAGGTCCGCCGCAGGAAGCGCGTCAGCGTGTTTCGCTGCCAGAATTTTTAGCAGCAACAGACGGGCGAGCGCGGGCGCAAGCGCGGTGCGTCCCTGGAATTTCAACTGATGCACCAGCCCGCTTACCGGCGGCGCGTAGTCGCTCGCGGCGAGCAGCCGCTGCCAGACGGGTGGTTTTTGCAGGCAGCGGCCGCACGGCTGCGTCTCAAGCGCGGCAGGCAGGCCGCACTGCGGGCATACCGCCACCTGTCGCCGCCGCTGGCAGCGCGAACAAATTCCCCAGCCCGCCACGCGCAGCGGCATCCGGCATAGCCAACACATCCCCGGTATTGTTAGCATGACGACCTCCTTGTACATCAATCATGAGAAGAGTAACGGATGAATGACATCTGGTGGCAGACCACGGGCGAAGGAAATTGTCATCTTGTGCTGCTGCACGGGTGGGGGCTGAATGCCGAAGTGTGGCGTTGCATTTCGCAGGAATTAAGCTCGCACTTTACGCTGCATCTGGTAGACCTGCCGGGTTACGGGCGCAGCCAGGGCTATGGCGCGCTGACGCTCGACGAGATGGCGCGCCTGGTGGCGAACCGCGCACCCGAACGCGCCATCTGGCTCGGCTGGAGTCTCGGCGGTCTGGTGGCAAGCCAGGTCGCGCTCAATGAACCGTCGCGGGTTGACGCGCTGGTGACGGTTGCCTCATCGCCCTGTTTTCAGGCGGGCGACGACTGGCCCGGCATTAAGCCGGAAGTCTTAAGCGGTTTTCAGCGTCAGCTGAGCGAGGATTTTCAGCGTACGGTCGAGCGTTTTCTCGCGCTGCAAACGCTCGGCACCGAGACGGCGCGCCAGGACGCGCGCGTGTTGAAATCCATCGTGCTGGCGCAGCCGATGCCTGACGCCGCGGTGCTGAACGGCGGACTGGAGATCCTGAAAACCGCCGATCTGCGAGAGGCGCTCACCGCCTGGCAGGGGCCGTTTTTACGCCTCTACGGGCGTCTCGATGGGCTGGTGCCGCGCAAGATCGCCGCGCTGCTTGATGAACGCTTTCCTGACAGCGAATCGCAGATATTTGAGAAAGCCGCCCATGCGCCGTTCATCTCTCATCCGCGTGAATTCTGCGATACGCTGCTGGCGCTGAAGGCTCGCCTGGCAAACCGGTAAAAGCACGCCATACTTTAGATGTCATTGTTATCGGGCGTTTTTATCCCGCCCTTCACATCATCTGAGCAGGGAGTCATTACTATGAAATTACGCACCGGTATGCTGTTGTCTGTGGTTGTGGGTTCGCTCTCTTTTGGCGCGATGGCGGCGGAAGAGTTGCAGAAAGATAAAGTCAAAGAGATGAATCTCACCAAAATCGGCACTATCGTCTCTGACAGAGGCACCGCGCCGATGGATGCGAAAGCCGAACTGGTTAAGAAAGCTGATGAGATGGGTGGCAAATATTATGTCATCACCAGCGGCGAAAAAACCGGCAAAGATATTCACGCCACGGCGGACGTCTATAAATAAGACGTGTAGCACTAAGAAAAAGGGCGGGCATTATGCCCGCCCTGTCTGTTACCGCAATTGCCAGACCTCTTTACGGCACGCCTTGCCCTCCGGGCAGTGGCGGCAGCTGCCGCTCAGGCACGCTGACAGCCACTCTTCCTGACGTTCCGCTTTTCCCATCGCCTCCAGGCGGCTGAGCATCGCGTTGACCAGCGGCAGCGGGGTGGCGAGCTGTTCGCTGATACGCTGCGCGTCCATTCTTCCCGAGAGCGCCAGCAGATCGCGCACGTCGATTAGCGTTGCCATCAGTGACACTCCCCGGCGGGGGTTTCACAACAGCGGGCCTCGCGGCGCGGTGCCAGCAGGCTGACATCGACCCGGCTGCGCGCCCGGCGCAGCGTGGTCAGCAGCGCGATGTTAAACAGGATGACTGCCGCTATCGCCGTAAAGCTATAGAGCGAATGCGTCTGGAAGGTCGCGCCCTGGTAGAACAGCGTCGCCAGCGAATACGCGATATTCAGCCCCCAGAGAATTGAAAAGCCCATCCAGCCGCGGCTCGATTCGCGGGCGATAGCGCCCATCACCGAGATGCAAGGAATGTAGAGCAGCACGAAGATCAGATAACTATAAGCGGCGGCTTCGCTGCCAAATTTCGCGCTCATCACGCCCATCGCGCCGGTCGCCATCTCGCCGTCGCCTTTGCTTGCCTCAATCGGGTTCGCCAGCACGCGCAGGCTGAACGTGTCTTTCAGGCTCTGCCAGGTTTCCGCCAGCGCGCCGGTCAGCTCGTCTTTCAGGCTAAAGCTCGCGGCGTCGAACGGGGCTTCATGGATGTTTTCGGCGGTATAAAGCGTGTTCAGCGTGCCGACCACCACTTCTTTCGCCATCGCGCCGGTGAATAACCCGACGGTGGCCTGCCAGTTATCTTCATGAACACCGATGGGTTTTAACAGCGGCGTCAGTACACGGCTGACGGAGGCCAGTGCGGAGTCGTTAATGTTGTCCACGGTCTTGCCGCTGAACGAAAAGCTGTTCAGCGCGCCAATGAACACACTGACAATGACGATGACTTTCCCGGCGCGCAACACAAAGCCTTTCAGGCGCTGCCAGGTTTGCAGCAGCAGGCTTTTCAGGTGCGGTACGTGATAGACCGGCAGCTCCATCACAAACGGCGTGGCTTCGCCGCGCATGATCGTATATTTCAGCATCAGGCCGGTCAGAATGGCCATCACGATGCCGAGCAGATAGAGCGAAAAGACCACCAGCGCGCCCTGCTGGCCAAAAAAGGCGGCGGCGAATACCGCGAAAATCGCCAGCCGCGCGCCGCAGGACATAAACGGCGCCATCATAATCGTCATCAGCCGTTCGCGCGGCGCATCCAGCGTGCGCGCACCCATCACCGACGGCACGTTGCAGCCAAAGCCGACAATCAGCGGAACGAACGATTTACCCGGCAGGCCCAGCGCCTGCATGAGGCGATCCATTACAAACGCCGCGCGGGCCATATAACCTGAATCTTCAAGAAACGACAGAAACAGGTACATCATGCCGATTTGCGGCACAAGCGGCAGCACGGTGTTAATACCGCCGCCAATCCCCTGGGCCAGGAACAGCGTCAGCCAGGCGGGGAAATGCAACGTATAGCCAACCCATTGCAGACCGTGAATGAAAACTGCCACGGAGCCTGCGTCAAAAATCGGCTGCAACGCGCCGCCGATGTTAATGGCGAGCAGAAACATCAGATACATCACGCCAAGAAAGATGGGCAGGCCCAGAAAACGGTTGAGAATGATGTTATCCAGCGCGGCCGTGAGGCGGTGCGGCTCGGCGGTGAGGCTGTTACTGACGGCGTCGCAAATCGTCGAAATGCTCTGATAGCGGGCGTCAACGATGTGCAGCGCCGGGTCGTCAAGCTGGCTTTCAAGCTGCGCCTGGATTTGCGGGAGCCGTGCGGCGGCGTCGCTCGCAATGCTGCGGCTGTAGATATCGCCTTCGAGCAGTTGCAGCCCGAGCCAGCGGCGCTGCCGGGCGGGGAGGTCGCCGGGCATCGCTGCCGCCAGGGCTTCTGCCGCCTCAAAAAGCGGCGCCGGATAATGGACGTGCTCCATATTTTCGTTACGCTGGTGGCGATCAATGGCGAGTTTCAGACTGCCGATTCCGCGCGCGCGGGTAGACACCAGCGGCACCACCGGGCAGCCAAGGCGGGTCGCCAGCGCGTCAATATCAATGCGGATATTTTGCTTTTCAGCGATATCCAGCATATTGAGCGCGACCACGCATGGGATGCCAAGCTCCAGCAGTTGCAGCGTCAGGTAGAGATTGCGCTCAAGGTTGGAGGCGTCCACCACGTTTATCAGCATGTCCGCCTCACCGCTAAGGATGTAGTGGCAGGCGATCTGTTCATCGAGCGAGGTCTGCGAGGAGATAGTGGTGAGAGAGTAGGTGCCAGGCAAATCGACCAGCGTCACCTGATGATTGGTCGTCGCGAAGCTGCCTTCTTTACGTTCGACCGTTACGCCTGCCCAGTTGCCCACGCGCTGCCGCGCGCCGGTGAGCTGGTTAAACAGCGTGGTTTTGCCGGAGTTGGGATTGCCGATTAAGCCAATGGTTAATTTTTTCATTTGCGTTAACTCAACACAGAATAAGGTCAGCGGGCCGCTTCAACCTGCAAAAGCGCCAGATCTTTTTTTCGCAGCACCAGGCTTACGCGTCGGGTTTCGATATGAATCGGGTCGCCCAGCGGGGCAACGCGTTTTATCTCGAATGACGAGCCAGGCAACATGCCGAGTGATAATAATTTCTGGCGGTAAGCCGGGCTAATTTCCCGGGCAAAACCCGTAATTTTCCAGCTACTGTTAGGTGTGAATTGCATAGGACCTGCTTATTCCGAATGCGCTCAGCGGCGGTGAACCGTGGCGATACAACGGCCGGGAGCCGATTATTGCGCGGGAAGGTAGTGTTTATCTGATTAAGATGGTAATGAGAATGGTTTTTATCTTCAATAGAATATTGCAGCGCAGCGAGACTTTTTGAGGTTTATTTGTTCTGGCGCAAAAAATGCGGCATGAGGTATTTGCAATAAAACTTTTCAATTTATTTATGCTTTATTTTTTATTTAATTACATTTTAAGCCAATGGTGTTTTATTACTGCACGCATTTAGTGTGTTATTTATTTTCGCCTATTGTTATTTAAATGAAAAATGTAACCGCGTACATATTTTCATTTATTTCCGAATGTGAGGTTTTTTAATACGGCGTAGTGGTTTGGCCGTGGATGAAAGATGGGTGCGCTGCGCTTACCCACCTTACTGAACCAAAACGTCTGTCAAAACGTAGGGCGGGTAAGCGA
The genomic region above belongs to Cronobacter malonaticus LMG 23826 and contains:
- the gntX gene encoding DNA utilization protein GntX; this encodes MLTIPGMCWLCRMPLRVAGWGICSRCQRRRQVAVCPQCGLPAALETQPCGRCLQKPPVWQRLLAASDYAPPVSGLVHQLKFQGRTALAPALARLLLLKILAAKHADALPAADLIISVPLHRSRAWRRGFNQSALIAKALSRWLGIRYAPDAVVRIKAAPPQRQLNARQRRSNLKNAFRVELPVAGLHIVIVDDVVTTGSAVAQIARLLKRNGAATVQVWCLCRTL
- the bioH gene encoding pimeloyl-ACP methyl ester esterase BioH: MNDIWWQTTGEGNCHLVLLHGWGLNAEVWRCISQELSSHFTLHLVDLPGYGRSQGYGALTLDEMARLVANRAPERAIWLGWSLGGLVASQVALNEPSRVDALVTVASSPCFQAGDDWPGIKPEVLSGFQRQLSEDFQRTVERFLALQTLGTETARQDARVLKSIVLAQPMPDAAVLNGGLEILKTADLREALTAWQGPFLRLYGRLDGLVPRKIAALLDERFPDSESQIFEKAAHAPFISHPREFCDTLLALKARLANR
- a CDS encoding YdgH/BhsA/McbA-like domain containing protein, with translation MKLRTGMLLSVVVGSLSFGAMAAEELQKDKVKEMNLTKIGTIVSDRGTAPMDAKAELVKKADEMGGKYYVITSGEKTGKDIHATADVYK
- the feoC gene encoding [Fe-S]-dependent transcriptional repressor FeoC, whose amino-acid sequence is MATLIDVRDLLALSGRMDAQRISEQLATPLPLVNAMLSRLEAMGKAERQEEWLSACLSGSCRHCPEGKACRKEVWQLR
- the feoB gene encoding Fe(2+) transporter permease subunit FeoB, producing MKKLTIGLIGNPNSGKTTLFNQLTGARQRVGNWAGVTVERKEGSFATTNHQVTLVDLPGTYSLTTISSQTSLDEQIACHYILSGEADMLINVVDASNLERNLYLTLQLLELGIPCVVALNMLDIAEKQNIRIDIDALATRLGCPVVPLVSTRARGIGSLKLAIDRHQRNENMEHVHYPAPLFEAAEALAAAMPGDLPARQRRWLGLQLLEGDIYSRSIASDAAARLPQIQAQLESQLDDPALHIVDARYQSISTICDAVSNSLTAEPHRLTAALDNIILNRFLGLPIFLGVMYLMFLLAINIGGALQPIFDAGSVAVFIHGLQWVGYTLHFPAWLTLFLAQGIGGGINTVLPLVPQIGMMYLFLSFLEDSGYMARAAFVMDRLMQALGLPGKSFVPLIVGFGCNVPSVMGARTLDAPRERLMTIMMAPFMSCGARLAIFAVFAAAFFGQQGALVVFSLYLLGIVMAILTGLMLKYTIMRGEATPFVMELPVYHVPHLKSLLLQTWQRLKGFVLRAGKVIVIVSVFIGALNSFSFSGKTVDNINDSALASVSRVLTPLLKPIGVHEDNWQATVGLFTGAMAKEVVVGTLNTLYTAENIHEAPFDAASFSLKDELTGALAETWQSLKDTFSLRVLANPIEASKGDGEMATGAMGVMSAKFGSEAAAYSYLIFVLLYIPCISVMGAIARESSRGWMGFSILWGLNIAYSLATLFYQGATFQTHSLYSFTAIAAVILFNIALLTTLRRARSRVDVSLLAPRREARCCETPAGECH
- the feoA gene encoding ferrous iron transporter A, translating into MQFTPNSSWKITGFAREISPAYRQKLLSLGMLPGSSFEIKRVAPLGDPIHIETRRVSLVLRKKDLALLQVEAAR